The genomic window ACATCTTATACCAGTTTGCTTAATTGAAGCACTATGCCAAAAAGCACGTATACTCACATGTAGTACTATGCACACCTCTTACAAAGAGAAAGCTTTCAATGGTAGCACCAACACTTCAAAGAAATGCAACCAAGTTAATACTTCTACAACGCCCCATGATAATTCATAGTACGCATTTTAATGCCTCATCGTCTAGAATACCAAATACATAGACTATCATTCACTTATCAAATAAGCATGGGTTCCTTTGGCAAATGTCATTGTCCATCCGTTTTCCAAATAATGTTAGACTTGAACATTTACATTTTCTGCCGAAAAGAGAGAACAACGGAGAAGAGCGAAAAACAGAAATCGATCGACAGAGAAGAGCGGCCGTGGCAATTGTATTGTGGTCGAGGGAGAACAGCGGCGGTGCGGTTCGGTCATAGATTGTAGACCGGAGTAAGGCTATATCAATCCGGACTGTGAACTGAACCATTAGAAACTAGTGAATATATTAGCAACTCTAAACTTCCATAAATTTACTAGCCACATAAAAAAACCATTGAAAACATAAACCATATACATGGTTTTAAAAAATCACTCCAaacttgtgtcaaaaaaaaaaaatcactccaAAAAAGTACACTATTTTTCTTCTAAGCATTTTATCAAATAGCTTGTGTACAATGATGATGAATGTTCATAGATAGTGAGAatactaaaaaaatagaaagcaAAAATTTCCCCTCATAGTCATTATAAGCACTTACACTAACAATTAACAAATCTTCCAACATATATGTTTAAACTACTCATCAcatctaaatataaaaataattatatatcaaaTCCAAGACAAGAAGAAATCAGTGACAACCATTAATTATTGAACCATATGTTTAACCGAAATAATTTGGAAACCAGGAAGTACAATTGCCCTAAActgaaaatttaatttgaagaattgaaaggAAACGAGAAATTGAAGGTTATtgtaaataagaaaaatgtgaaattgaAGATGAAATTAACTAACTCACCTTTTAAAATCAGATTTTCTATGAATTGAAGATGAAACTCTAAAAGCAAGAtgtcaagaaaaataaatccaCAATGCAGAGAAGAGGAAAAGTGAGCTTAACGAAGGTGGCAAGGCGCTAAATACATGTGGTGAGGGAGAGAAGCCGGAGACAAGTGATGAGAAGGTTGAGAATGTGTCCTGTGTGTGTTGCTGTTTGGTGAAGaaagagaaaggaaaaaaaattaaatggaaaagaaagtcACATGTGTGAAAGTgtgatataaaaaataaaaataaaatagaaatattggTATAAATGAATAGTATAGTATTTTTGTTGGATTTTTGGTATTGAAATGTGTTTCAATAGCATTTctgtttttaatatattttgtttagattaaaaaaattataggaaaattagtccaaaaaaaattaggaaaagaAATTATTTCTACACACCATCTCGAGTGAGatctcaatttattttaatagtatttGAAATATTTGTCGTATGAAGCTTTCATTCTCATTGATTCACCAGCGCTGGCAGTGGCACCACCATTGCAAAAGTCACCTTCAGAAACCCCAAAAACACTCATGTCGCGTCACCATTACTCAATACTATTTCCTGGTACAATGTTTGATTTGTTCTGAAAAGTCTTGGATATTTTATTCACAATAGGATTTTATTCCTCTTTCATAATTAGGATTGGGTGTTTTTGCCTATCAGATTCAGTTAAAAATTGAACAGACATTTGTCTTATACTCCTGCTAattcttatattaaaaaaatcaattcattgaataattgatagatttgatctatattatcaatcatttaatgaatttaaaaaataatttattttttttaataataaggAGTAGAGGAAGTATATATTTTGTGGATTTAAGATTATCATGCCTATTCCAAAAAAGTTTGTATTATGCTTTTATCTTGGATcaaagacaaaagattatctcTACTGAGTAAGTAGAAACTAGAGACCAAAGACAAGAAAGGAAATGTGCAAGTTGGCTAGTTGTTTGCAAATGGTTAATTAGAAAAGACATTTCTTGAGTGGATTGCACTAGTATAAGTATAGGCTTCTTCCTAGTAGAGATAATCTTCTGGTTTTTTACCTTGCTCCAATATCATACTACCGGAGAGAAGATTCTATAAGATCACATTTTTGAAATAATAGAGGGTTGAAATTGCATTAGGTTTTCTCCTGTACAGCTGATGCCACTTGTTGTGCAAGATCAGTTCATATACATAGCAAAACATGACTTTAATTAGGCCTTCCACTAGTGAATAATGAGATCAGTATCTCTCAAATTAGTCCGTTTTTAATCTGAAGAGTCCTATAAGCGGTTTTGACCGAATAATGCTTATTACATATATAGTCTGGTTTTGATATATCACAGCTCCTTTCTTTTAGTCCATTTTGAACGTGAGTTTCATTCATGTGCATTTTCTAACTCAACACTGTTAACCACTTGCCTTCCATTTTATGTAAGGATAGGTGAAGGAGTCAGAGCAGCTACCACCAAACATgaaacattatttttaaaataagtgaATTTTAAATTGGTATAGACGTGAACCCCTCTAATTAATGATATCATTGCATGTGTAGGAAATAACCGAGTGGCATCTTACAACATAAATGAGGCAAGAATGaatattaaacaaatttttatatcaaaaaaCGAATATATCATTTGacaatcaaaatttaacaaagtAGTTTAGCACAAATATGTGTAGAATATGCATGTGTCAGTTGTGAGACAAATGTACATGCTATATAGGATAGGATTACGgtacaaatcatttttttcgTCGTAATCATAGTAATAAAATTGGCAGCCTTCAAAACATATCTTCAACACCAAGCAAGCAGAATCCCACATGGATCAACACTACCGCCTCAAGCTCTCCACAACGTAGTCCGCATACAAGGTCCTTcacaaccaaaaataaaaatattataaactcTAAATTATCCTTGAGCAATGCATTTATTAAAAGAGAGTACGAAAACTGAAATTCTGGATTACATTTACTATGTTTAACAGATGATATAAAGTAGGAAGAAAACAGACATTTTTTACACAAATCAATGTCACGATTATCCATCCGCAAACAGAAAATGATTACTTTAGTATGCATGAGTCAGATCATTGATACTTACATGGAATGCTCAATCGCTTCAAAGGCAGATGAGGAAGGAAGAAAATCGTTTACTGCAACTTCCTTGTTCTCATTCTTCTTGTCTAATTACTTTTATTAaggaaaaattatataaaaagaaGTATCATATATAATACCGcagtaaaagaaaaattcatGTATTTCAGTGTAGTTAGTCTAGTATAGAGATTGAAATTTTTGGAAGGATACAATCTTCAAAAAAACGACGGATTTCAGCTAAACGATGTGGAGGAAGCTCCTTGATGTCATTGTAATGCCTATACTCAGGATCATCAGCACAGACAGCAATTATCTTGTCATCTTTCTCACCCTGAGTTTCACAATAATTAGTGGTTGATCGATAACAATCAAAAGACAGGTTATTGCCATCTGCCAAATGGAATGTCTCACATACCTGATCAATCATAGGCATGAGCCCAATAGCTTTGGCCCGAAGAAAGCAACCAGGAAGAACTGGCTCCTATTTTATTTAAGCACAAGAATTAGCATCCCAGAGCAGTGAAGATGCATCAAACATAGTAAAGCTAGATGAAGTCAACTTACTACTCAATAAAGCCAGCTAATTACTATGGATGTCAATGGATATCCATGGGCGCAGATAGTATAATATCAGTGTTCACCCCATTAGATAAATATGATATCCGTATCTGCTCCATATCCGTGCGGGTATCCACTAAGCGGATAATCCGCGGGTTTTGAGGTATCCGCGGATATTAACAGATATTCATGGATgataaattgttaaaaaaatatttttttctgattatctaaaatttcttaaaagaagtaaaaaaaaaatattaacacataataatatattcatacatttcactttcaatttaacaacaatgtaaccacattcatttttcttctttttaccaaaacttaatataatatccatatatttctcttttaaaaaataatatacatacatttctaactaaaataaaattcatcataaaGTTATGCGAAATATAAAAGcctcttttatatttaataactaaggatatttaagtaattttcttatttattagcGGGTACGGATATCCGTGGGCATGAATATAATTAAATCCGTATCCATACCCATTAAGTATCGGGTAATTAAAATATCCATTTATTTCATCCGTGGATATCCAATAAATTATCTGCCCCGTATCCGTGGCGGATCCGCGGATATTTGCAGGTACGGatatttttgccatccctactaATTACTTGATAAAGTCAGCTTATTACTTAATCAGCATCTTTTTGAATATTGTGAAATTGTATTAGAGTAGTCATATTTTGAAATTGCTCACATTTTGATCACCGTAATAAGGAGGCTAAATCATAGTCATAGATTAACTTCGAATTTTTTTCCAATACATGGAGGTTTCCCTTTGGAATTCAGTGAATAACTAGGCAAATCGCATAACAACTAAAAACAGATTCCAAATTTGAGAACAGTATTGTATAAATATGTAGTGCACATTTCATATTTATCTGAAATGATCACAATAGTTAATGTGTAATGGGAAGTGGACAATATGAGCTAGAAAACAAGTACCTGCATAATAACCAAGACATCAATGGGGTCACCATCCTCACAAATAGTGCGGGGGATAAACCCATAGTTGTGAGGGTACACAACTGATGAGTAAAGAACACGGTCAACCTGAACATAGAAGCATGATCAGCAATAACCAAGGGCAACAAGTACAACAAAGGACAAAAAGAGATAAAACCATAATAACCTTGATAAGTCcagtttttttgtcaagttCATATTTCACCTTGTTTCCTTTCCCAAtttcaaccacctaaaaattTATCAACATTTCACAAATGAAGTATTCAAATGAGATTTCTCATGAAGATCTTAATTGAAGTCTAATAGAGAAAATAACAATTCAAGCTCAACGTAAACAAACCTAAGATCAAATTGTGATAGAAGAAAATTACATTACAATTTTGAAAAAGCTTATACATACCATTATATAGCATGTAAGGAGAAGcaaggaatttaaaaaaaaaaaaaaaaaaaaaaaaaaacaaaacataaataataaagtCCGATCTGTGTCTGGGTAATCAACATGTGGCCCTTCAACAGGTCAGCAATATAACAAGAAAGCCATTTCTTATAATAAAAGTCCCTAACTAGATAAAACAAGGATGAAAACAGAATCAGAACTATCTAATCTGTTAATTTTCAGGCAAGAAAAGCGGGTAGGTAGTCGACATCAACTAAGGGCCTGCTGacttttttaagtttattggaAAAAACTCAAGACCCGCATAGAATAATAGAATAGCCATAAGGCCTAATACATTTccactttaaaaataaatattagaaaAGACATTATGGaagtttttgaaaataaattttaaaaatagattgaatcttttttttaaaaaattctataaaacttcaaaacattattttcagTGTTTTCAGAAATGCATTTTCTCTAGTTCGCTTCCATGTTCTCTCAATcacaattaaaaagaaaaataactaaatgtcaCTCAGCCAAACAAATACAAAGTAAAAATTGATAACATTGTTAGAAAGTAAATGGGACCCAAGTAATTCTATTATTCATAGAAACATATACAAATCATTGTAAATTGGTGTCCAGCATGCTTACACAGTTGAAGATCTTTGGAGCTTCAGGACCTACATTGTTGGGAAAAGACGGTTAGAATAAAACAATGCAAAATAAGTAAAGAAAACAAACATAGTATCAGCACATTGTGACCAACCAATTAAGTGATTAACATGTAGCCATCGTTTCAATTAAATTGTTTACCTATCTCAAGATCATGCCAAGGGTGTGCAGCAACAGATCTCCTAGTCAAGGATGAAAGGATCCTCTCATTTAGAGGTGGAGGCGAGGTATAATTCGAGGTAGGAACCTTGTTTGGGGTCTCAATTGGTGGAGCCATATCTTCAGcctgaaaatataaataaaataattataatcataatCAAATCCATCATACTcatactttttttatataatgaTAAAAAGAATGGCATACACAACCAAACAAAGGAAATGAGCATACTCAAATAATTGGACATGATTTCACTAAAATTTCAACATAATTTTACAATCACGGACACAAACATGGACATCAGACACTACACTAGTAATAATGTGAAGCAATGTTAGATACTGACACGTGTGTGACACCAGACACAAAGGTACCAAAAAATCTAACTACtaataatagtaaaataaaaaagtcaatCACATTCACACCATTTGAAGATCAAACTAATTAAAACTGAAATAATCtaacacataaaaatacatcCCTTAATCTGACAAAAACACCATCACAACAACACGAATGATTGTTACATTGCAATTACGACTTACAAAATTAACATTCATCACGATTTCGGTAACTTCAATTGGTACTACCTCAGAAACACCCTTCAGAAAGCAAATAAAACACGTTTCTtaagattaaaacaaaaaaccataaacaagTTGAATAAAGAATTGTAAAATTAGTTGAAACCAACCACTGTCATAATTTCCGATTCAGAAGCCATTTGCAGAACAAAACACTCCTGAACATCAACCGTTACAATTTATAACATCATCACAGTATTAAAAACGGTAGAAAAACTCAAAACGACCATAGATCTGAACTATTCGATTGCATAAAAATCCTAacgcgcgcgcgcacacacacacaaagaAAATCAGCAAAACGGCTTTGACCTTTGAAAAACCAACGCTTCAACAAAAAAACGATCAAACAAGAAACTATTATgtagattataaaaaaaaaaaaaatgttgcgTGTGGTTTTGGAGTATCGGAGAAATGAAAATGGAAGGAAAACCCTAGCGATACGGTGAGGTAAAAGTGGAAACGAAAACTCACCGACAGACAGTTGAGAAGGAAGGATAAAGAGGAAGCACAGATCTCGAAGAGAAAATGGGAGTAACGAAAGTGTGAATGGGTTGGTTTGGTTTGCTTGTTGAGTGTGCAATGGAAAAGGGAGAAGGAAAGAGGATGCTTAAGTAGAGGAGGAATTGAGAAAATGTGAGGTGTAAGCGACGCGTTCTCTTCCCGCtctgttttttatatttaagggaaaaaaataaaaagggcaTATATCCCATGGAATCAAGGAATTTTCTTACCTTTCATTCAGTATCACTATTCTACTTCTACGCTATCTActactatatttttaatatttttttctatttcttttatgaatttaatttatttatatagagtgattttataaaaaataaataatgtcttTTTTTGAGTTTAAATGATACACACCGtctggttcaaaaaaaaaaatgatacacaCTGTCAGTTTTTTGTGATTGTTGATTGGCGGTTGATGGATGATTACCAGAAAGGGGAATTGCTGTTTTTTATTCCGATAAAAGTTTGTTCTCTATTGGGTTTGTTCATAACCAGATTGATGTTGTTCTCCACTAGTTGAACCAGGTTTATGTGTTTCCAATTCCAGCGTTTAATTGAtgttttatttgattaattGGAAGCTAAATATTTGAGATTGCTTTGGTTGCATCGGTGTTGCATACTATTCAACAAACATGTTGTTTCAAATTGTTTTTAACCCCTTTTTGGGCTGTTAAAATTTCTCCATTGTGACGTGTTTGTTTCTTGACGCGTGTTGTTGGATTGACACTATTTTTTGTTGAAAGTTTTTCCCACGAGTTGGAACCATCAAGATCGAATCAGATTCAGCCTGATATTGTTCGAAAGGACTAGGTGCGTAGATACTCCGTGCTGACTATAGTGGTAGTTCGCCGAGCTACGGAGTTCACtagttttttttgtgatttttatgcTTAAGGTGCTCAACCTACTTGATTGAACATCCCTCAATCTGACTTTCGATTGGTTTTACGTTGTTTTGGATTCTAAACAAATAGTGTCAGTCTATTTCAATATACTTATCGTTTCTTGATTTCGGACTATTTGGCTTGAAAAATCCATCGTCATTTGCTGCAATGTGTAACAGGTACGTGGACCCTTTCCGTGTTGAAAGTCGGTTCATTCACTTGGTATGTTTCATTGTCCTACGTGCTTTTATATGGGCTCATCGTGTTAGGTTTATGTTCGCTCGGTTCTTTGttgtttgtattttatttttttttcttctttttattaatataataatgataataataataataataataataataataaagagttATCGGCAAATTATGGGGTGAAATATTGTTTTGTCCCTTGATGTTTGTCGCCTTATAAAAAAAGTGTAAACTAATTTTACGCTGACAGctaataaaaatgatttaatctTTTTTGTCATATCAATAAAATGGAATGAAGTGTGGTAGCATGACAGAAAACATAGTTGTTATTAATTAACGGTGTAAAATTATCAATGCATATTATTTTTCCTAGTTTTTTTATCACGgacattttgaaattatttgggCAATGATTATTTGTGTCATCCTTATAGATAATATgcttaaatatgattttggtccctgtaattacttttttttttattttagtccctgcaaaatctcaaatattttaaaatggtctataaactagatttttttttctgacatGTCAAATTTTCAATGATTTTGCAGATGCCAAGTAGATTTCATTTGTTGACATGACCAATAAACATAATTaaagttaattgattaatttataACTTTAGTTAGTTAAAGAAtcaatttataatattaatcaGTTAAACGGGCAATataaaaccaataaataaattaattgattaattgtCCAAAAGAGAAAAGAAGTGCCTTATTCTTACTCAGCCATGAATCAGCAGCATATATATGATCGCATTATCCGCATATTCCGGTAATGTGGAATAAAAGTGTGCGTTGCAGTGCAGCTGTGGATGATTGGTTGTAGGTGGACCCACACAGAGTTGACGGAGACGGCATTCCTAATGGGTCGTGCAGTGCAATGCAATTTGAACCCCCCAACCAAAAGGTCTGTTATGTTGCATCAGATGCTACAGTTAATTTTTGTGCTAAATAACCAAACGGATATTCGCCGACAGAGGTGCGGACCAGGTGCGAGTGTATGCGCTACTACCATTCTCAATTTCCTTTAAGACGCTCATTTTGCAAGAAACTCACTTTGAGTGAGATTCATATCTCACTacaatatcatatatatttatgcAACTTATATACATTTTGTTCTAAAGATACACAATTATACAATTCCCTTAAACAATTTATACTTTTacacaaaattagtttatagtcCTGGCATCATCCGTGTTAATGTGTTATATTTTAGTTCTTCAAAAAATGTGTTATATTTTAGATcgaaattatttaaatttacgAATCCAATGatatcataaaaataataataataataataataataataataataataataataataataataataataataataggtgAGAGAACTATtcaatgagaaaataaaaagtatagGAAGGAAATAAATAGATAGATATACAAATAAactcacaaaaaaaaacaaacttttacGTGCGGATCTTCATTCTAATTAGCTTTTTaaaaactagaacatcgactcgtgcggtgcacgggtctgattagctgtaagatatataatgatatatataatgattaaataagatatgataattccaataatgtaaggtatatgaaaaaagttgagtacactaaacgatagttcaacaataattttggataaatattcatacaaagaaaattatgttatattacaaaaacttccttatagaccacatttgaaatcttagtcgtatcttcaccgtcgtcatcgatgatcaaaaTTTTTAATCCGTTtatagaagtaactcttgaaattgcaacatacaactgaccatgtgaaaacactggcgacggaagatatatcccaacatgctttaaagattgtctccgactcttattaatagtcatcgcaaaagaaatcattataggaaattgtctccgttgaaatttaaaaggaattctcacgtcagatggtgtcagagaaaatctaagtatgaaaacctgatcaccactattacttcctgaaataatttttccttcaagagcacgttttcccaatctcgtaataataagtcttgttccatttgcataatcctaatttttgattcaaattccttaatagcataattggaactccaactttaagtctcaacttatgatttggaagtcccggcgtagaaatcgtgttcaaaaattcgggagtatgaacatcatccactgtttgaccgtctacattttgtgtgagtggggtatcataactcaaatatgttttttcttcgccgggaattaaatccaacatataatcatttattgtgtcgactattgaatttttaggagctagtatagctctattttggaaatacgttatatcgttcatgttttgtaaaagttggggatatgtgctttcaacgatagaagcaagaggatcacctgaatttggaatcaataaatctgatggaatgtcaagttctaaatcatcgtcgttgtcatatccaatttctccatcgccaacactcaaaactcattcagaaaacaatcttctttgttcaatgtctgcactcgaagcaccaccaaGAAACCTcatttttttactcaatgttaaaacttcacaaaaattccaaagaatcgaagaattaatagtagcatgaacaacttctggtcttgtacctttgggtattactggtagaatttatctaaaatctccgccaaaaacaacaacttttccatcgaagggaatgtgtttatttttttcatcaacagacttgagaatatcttttaaagttcaatcaacagcttcgaaacagtgtttgtgcatcattgatgcttcatcccatataatgagctttgctttttgtattaatagcgccaaatggcttttaggaactatggtacatgttgaaaactcgtcaacatttagaggaatgcaaaaccttgaatgtgttgttctacgaCCACGTAtgagcaatgcagcgatcccacttaaGGCAACTGTTAAAATTATCTCAcattttgagcgtaatgcggctaaCATGACCCTctagataaatgtcttccctgtaccgtcataaccataaagaaaaaacacaccaggtttgttttcattaactcttgtcatgattgtgtcatatactttacgatgctttgaagtcatagttgacatcaatctaacatgttcttcagctaatgattgtttgttaattcaattcgtcgtgtattaaactattttgtatatcgggaactaatgatgtgtctgctagtaaatattgtatcaattgatcatcagtttatattaaatctgcaatgttaacaTCAAAATAATGAGTATGAATTTATAACTGCACGAAACCTATCCCTTAAAATTATACCAAATTGTCCTCTTCCGGTGTATACCAATGTAACCCAAGCCCAGATACGGCTGATAttgtaaaaatcttttaaagcATACCAGCCATGCGTTAAATAAatgttattgttaattttttcgaCTAATACTTCAAATTGATTCGCGA from Trifolium pratense cultivar HEN17-A07 linkage group LG1, ARS_RC_1.1, whole genome shotgun sequence includes these protein-coding regions:
- the LOC123905282 gene encoding soluble inorganic pyrophosphatase 4 isoform X1, producing the protein MASESEIMTVGVSEVVPIEVTEIVMNVNFAEDMAPPIETPNKVPTSNYTSPPPLNERILSSLTRRSVAAHPWHDLEIGPEAPKIFNCVVEIGKGNKVKYELDKKTGLIKVDRVLYSSVVYPHNYGFIPRTICEDGDPIDVLVIMQEPVLPGCFLRAKAIGLMPMIDQGEKDDKIIAVCADDPEYRHYNDIKELPPHRLAEIRRFFEDYKKNENKEVAVNDFLPSSSAFEAIEHSMTLYADYVVESLRR
- the LOC123905282 gene encoding soluble inorganic pyrophosphatase 4 isoform X2, with the translated sequence MAPPIETPNKVPTSNYTSPPPLNERILSSLTRRSVAAHPWHDLEIGPEAPKIFNCVVEIGKGNKVKYELDKKTGLIKVDRVLYSSVVYPHNYGFIPRTICEDGDPIDVLVIMQEPVLPGCFLRAKAIGLMPMIDQGEKDDKIIAVCADDPEYRHYNDIKELPPHRLAEIRRFFEDYKKNENKEVAVNDFLPSSSAFEAIEHSMTLYADYVVESLRR